In the Clostridium sp. 'White wine YQ' genome, TACTATTACTAAGCTCAAATGCAGCAAGAGTAAGTCGTCTTCTGCGAATATATTCAGATAAAGTAATACCTGCAAGGAAAGAAAACATTCTTTGAAAATGATACTCTGAGCAAAAAGCTATTTTAGCTACTTCCTTTAAATCAATTTCTCCATCTAAGTTTTCTTCGATATAGTTTAATGCATCATTCATTTTTCCTAGTGAATCCATTTGTATGACCTCCTTTCATTAACAGGATATCAAAATTTTAAAATAGTCATCCGACTTTTCCTGCACAATTAAGTAGGACTGTTTATTTTCGTAGTGTAAACAAATATATTTTCATTATACTTTAAAATGTTAAGTTTAGTTGACAAAATTCCAGTTTTACTTGATAGAAATGATATTTATCCTTTAGTATACTATAACTAATCAATAGCTGTTGAAATAGAAGAAAGGCTGGTGACAATTGTGTCCTTAGGCGAAAAATTATTAGATTTACGTAAAAAGGCAGCTTTATCTCAAGAAGATGTGGCTGAAAAACTAGGTGTATCTAGGCAAACAGTAAGTAAATGGGAAAGTGATCAAACTGTTCCTGAACTTATTAAAGCTAAGTTATTAAGTGAACTTTATAATGTAAGTTATGATTATCTTATAAGTGGCACCCCTATTGGTGGTGACCTTACTAGTATTGAATTAATAGTTGATGAAATTGATTGGACTAGTGCTTGGAGTAAAAAGTATCCAATATTAGCTTCATATCAAGGAATGAAGGGAATAGAAACCTATAGCAAAAAAATTTCTGACCTATATGATACCTTTAAAAATGAGTTCAATTTTGATGATTCTGACACAGTTTTAGTTTTAAAAGATATTCTTTATCAAAAATATAAAATGGCAAAAAAGAAGAATAAGTAAACTATGAAACACTAAAAGAACAGTATACTAATTTAATATACTGTTCTTTTGCTTAAAACCACTCATTTCTTCCCATCTAATAGTCTATTGCTTTCTTTTATTATATAGTCCATATATTCTAAAGCATCGTCTCTTCTCTTAATAAAAGACTTATAATAAGACTCTTTACTATCTTTTCTAAGCTTCATGGATTCCTTAATTATATTATGCCATTTGGAAGGAACTTTTCTTAAAGCATACTCTCCTGCTTCAACCTTAGAGGTTATATCCTTTTCATTTAATGTATAATAAAGACGGGAAACACCTAAAACTCCCCACTCAATATTCTTTAGACTAACAAAGGATCCAATGTATTTTGATGACATAAATTTCTTACAGCCATTCATCCAGTTCACCCAGTAGCTATTTAGATTATTCCTCATTTCATTAATTAAAATATCAAAATTAACTTCTAGTTTATAATCATCAATGTCTTTCCCTTTTATGACCATTCCACATTTTTTTAATTGATATGCATCTACTGAATTTCTATTAAACTTTACATAACCTTCAAATTTTCCATCGTTAAACCTAACACATCTATTCTCTTCTTTTTTTATGGATTCAATATCTTTTTCAATTACATACATTCCATCTAGTGTAGTCTTTCGATATTTTTTATTAATGCTGTTATGAATATATTTTAATTCCTCTAATTCTTCATCACTAATTTCTCTATTAACTACCGCAATAAAATCGATATCACTAGAACCATAATGAAAT is a window encoding:
- a CDS encoding helix-turn-helix transcriptional regulator, which gives rise to MSLGEKLLDLRKKAALSQEDVAEKLGVSRQTVSKWESDQTVPELIKAKLLSELYNVSYDYLISGTPIGGDLTSIELIVDEIDWTSAWSKKYPILASYQGMKGIETYSKKISDLYDTFKNEFNFDDSDTVLVLKDILYQKYKMAKKKNK
- a CDS encoding aminoglycoside adenylyltransferase domain-containing protein, which gives rise to MGYIPKKVKLVIDKHIEMIEERIPDFLEGYYIYGSLSLGKFHYGSSDIDFIAVVNREISDEELEELKYIHNSINKKYRKTTLDGMYVIEKDIESIKKEENRCVRFNDGKFEGYVKFNRNSVDAYQLKKCGMVIKGKDIDDYKLEVNFDILINEMRNNLNSYWVNWMNGCKKFMSSKYIGSFVSLKNIEWGVLGVSRLYYTLNEKDITSKVEAGEYALRKVPSKWHNIIKESMKLRKDSKESYYKSFIKRRDDALEYMDYIIKESNRLLDGKK